The genomic region CCCCAGCTGAGGGTGCCGGGCTTGGGCTGGGCGTTCAGGGCACCCAGGTCCTTGGCCGGAGCCCGGGAGGTCTGCACAGCCTTGTGGGACAGGCCGTCCTCCTCCTGCTGGCGCTTCTTCAGCAGCTCCTCGTACTTGGCCTTCAGGGCGCTGTACTGAGTGTCCACCTCGTGCAGCAGGGAGATGCCCCTCTGCTTCACCGCCTGGGCCCTGCGGATGCAGGTCTCCTCGTGGCCCCTCACCAGGTCGCTGCCCGCCAGGCTGCTCAGCACCGTCTCGCTGCTGCTGCGCTTGAGGGGCTTCCTGAGCGCTTCGGGCACGGTCAGGAGCATCTCGTCCAGCAGGCTCTGGCCGGGCTCTTTGAAAGGGACGAACAGAGAGTCGGGCACCAGCTTCTCCACCCCGTTCACAAAGGGATGCTCCGCCTGCAACATCTGCCGCATCTCGGCCACCTCGGCCTCCAGCTCCAGCGCGCGGGCGCGGTAGGCGTCCGTGGCCCCCAGCTGCTGCTCCAGCTCACTGTTCTCCTTCAGCACCAGCCCGAACTCCTGCTCCATGGTCACCCGCTTCTGCCGCTCCAGGCTCAGCTGGGCCTGCAGCATTGCCACTGTTTTCTTCAAATGCTCATTTTCTTCCTCATCGGGGCTTTGCTGACTCGGTAAGGAAGTGATCTTCTCAGCAAACACATGATCGTACACGAAGTGCCTGGGGGAAATATTGAAAGACTTACACAGATCGGCTCAGAACGCAAAGAGGGAGGCTGATGATTTTTTTCCAACTACCTATTTTTGAGGAGCTGTGATATGACTGATTTTTGCCTATTCCACCCTAGAGCAGTGGCTGAAATGAATGTGTGAGGCTGACAAATTAGCACATGGAAGAAAACACAacttttgtaattaattttttaaaaaatattaaaaatgctacAGAACATCCATTCCCAAAGACCAGTGGTATGACTGGGACTGTTCAAGGAGATCAGAACAGTCAGCGGTGCTCAGTCTTGGCAGCAGATTAGAATCACCTGGGCAGCCCTAAAACATACTGGTGCCTGGGTCCCACACCCATAGATTCTGACCTAGCTGGTCTGCCACCTGGACTACAGGGTTCATTTTGTTTAAAGCTCTTCCTATGATTCACAATATGCAGCTaagattgagaaccactgctgcagtgattttaaaCCAAGAACATATATCAGAATCACCTTAACAGCCTTTTACTCACACCTAGAGATTCTGATTAGGCCTGACCGCTATCTGGTGAACAGTCAAGTTGAGGCCCACCAAATGCATGAGCTGGTCTGTCTCCTGGTCAGAGTCCTGGGCAACTTGTAACTGTACTTATTTGCTACCTGCCTCTTCCTGAGACTgaaagctccatgagggcaggaactgTGTCTGTTTTGCTTACCACTCCTTACATCTGGCATAGCATCTGCCTTACCACAGGTGTTCAAGAAATAGTTCTTAAATGAAGATTCAATCTCCAAAGTCTAAATTGTAAAAGGCTTTCCTGCaggcaaaaaaacccaaaacccttCTGTTTGCCTGGATTTTGTTTTACTGAAATTTCAAttggactaaacaacaacaacaaaaactatcaCTTGTATGTTTAAGTGGTTTGTTCAAACCACTGGTGGTCTAATAGCCAAGTGGCATTTCCTCAAAGGGTACGTTTAATCTACTGGGATCCAGAACGTGCCAGTGACACGAGATGTTCTCCTGCTTGCAAATGGAAGGTGGCTCTTACTGGCGGAGGTCATACAGCTCTTTCAAAGACGAGAAGCTGGGGGCCGATTTCTCCTGGTCATGCCTCCCCTGGCTCCTTCTCCTTTGGCTAGATGATTTCAGCTCCTCCACTTGGCCCTGGAGGTGATCAATGTTCATTTGCAGGCATTCAATTGTTTCAGTCAGACTGTGAGGAACAGACAGAAGCCAATTGCAGCTTGTCATATTAAATTAAAGGCATACGCGGTGAGGAGAGCTTAGTTGCCAACCACTCAAACTGGGCTTTTGTAATTGGAAAAGACTTCTATTTAATCTCTATTCTCCATAGAGAATTAAATTAAAGCTTACCCCATACTGACCTGAACCCGCTACAGCCATGTTCTATTCTAGTTTATACTAAATAACTTCCCCTAGGGCTTCTTCAATGGATTCTAAAAAAGTTACCTCAGAATCTTTTGCTGTGAGGCCTTGCTGTCAGCAACCAGCTTTTGATTTGTTTCTTCCAGTTCCCTCGCTGTGACATCTAATTGCTCATAAACCTTTGCATGCTGTTCATTCATCTGCCGCAGAAGCTCCACCTGCTTGGTCAGATACTGGAAGAGATAATTGTGACCAGGTCACACATTAAACACATAAGATACCTGCAGTATTCCAGGCATAGTATAGAATGTATCCTGCAATTCACTTCAATTCTGACACAACCTGGAGTGATAAGGGCTCAGTTCCACAAAACTGCCCCCCCATTCAGATACCAGAGGTAAGTCCTAGGGACTACCTGTCCTTTCGACCAAAGAGCTATAAATTTGGGAATTCCCATGACCTCCCCTCAGGTTCAATAATCTGCTAAAACAGAGCTTTGGAAAGGGACTTACTTACACTTACAGCTTTATTCTTCTCAGATGCACACCACCCTCCCTGGAAACCCCTTAGTCTCCTTTCGGAGTTTTACTGAAGCTTCATGGCACAGGCATGATTAATTTAATCATGGGCCACTGGTGAACGAACTTGATTCCAGCCCCTGTCCCCTCTGCCGAGGCTGGGGACTGGGCTGAAAGTCCTAACCCTCTAATCATGTGTCTGCTCCTCTGGCGACCAGTCTCATTCTATcattcaggaaattccaagggatttAGGACTTGGCGACAaaggtaatatatatttttcattctacCACAATACCACAAGTTTATTTTACGAAATGAAGAACTTCAAATCTCAATTAAACtacttttcttaaaaggaaatgAGTACAGGCCATCCTTCATATGTTTAGTTCCCCTAAGGCTCACCAATACATTTTAGGCTGGTCTACTCTTACAAAGCACAAGACACGCATGAAATTAATATCTGACAGAAAATCTAAGCAAGACATGATAATCCCCCAAGAGAAAAAGCTTGGAACACACGGTCCAAGTTTAAGCAAAAATATCTTCTACAGAAATAAGGAAAGCCTAAAAGGGAGGATTCTAGATGATTTTTGCTTTAAagatatttgatttctttcttctaggTGAGATATTCTGGACAAAgaataggggaaaaaatattgatttaaccagaaaaagatactttaaaacttaatattattcaaagatatttttaattctgtGAGAATGTTGTCACCATAACCCTCCTTGTTTGTGAGAAATCTGCcagattatttattttgctaaggGTGCTTTCCAACTGGCCTAGGATAAAGGGGAATAATCACAATTTTAATGCCTCACTGTCACGTTACCATGATTCCCTACCCCCCGGCAtctcccccaaccccactgcCACTGGACTCCACTTGAAGACTATGAAACACTGTATATATTCCAAATGAAACAGTCTTAATATTTCTCGGGGGCacaaccagaaagagaaaaaggtaagTCTGAAGCATTACCAATGACCAAATGGTAACAGACCAAAGacacaactttaaaaatactttctggaGGATCCTCAGACACATCTGTTAAGTGTTTGCAAAGCTAACTGACTTCTTCCAAAGAACAGGCTACATTACTTTCAACAGGCTCTTTAAATGGCAGTGTGGCAGAGTTGAAAAAAGTGTATGAGGTCTTTTTCAAATCTAGTTACACAGTTCAGTAGCAACGTGTTGAGAAAACACTTCATTCTCATACCTTTTCATACCCCTGAAACTCTTGGCTGAGAATgctttggaaaattctttgaaTTTTAGGAAGACCACACATACTTTATACCATCCTCGGTGAGGGCTGGGCAACACCCTTGTAATTAAGATTTAATATTCTCATCAAAGAGTATGAGTAAAGATTACAGAAAGCCCCATACGAGTTCAGGTGAAGGTTTGCTGTCAAATGAATTTgctgcacttgaaaaaaaaaatcttgtttttttATAGAGCTTTTTGGGTtcagaattaaaaatgaattgtgGATCAGTCAGTACCTACCTTATAGGactgaaggggcttccctcatagctcagttggtaaagaatctgcctgcaatgcaggagaccccggttgactcctggatagggaagatcccctggagaagggataggctacccaattccagtattcttggagttcccttgtggcttagctggtaaagaatccacttacaatgtgggagacctgggtttgatccttgggttgggaagatcccctggagaaaggaaaagctacccactccagtattctggcctagagaattccatggactatatagtccatggagtctcaaagagtcagacacagctgagggactttcactttgtAGGACTGAAAGTATTAAATGAGAGGGAATGAGCACAAGGCATAGACCCTGTGAAAGCCTGTTTACTTCACTCCCTCAATCCCGTCTCCTAGAGGTGTGCCCTTAATCCTTCCCTCTGGCTGGCAATGTCCTGGTGGGTTCCTGTCACTGATGGGAATGTGTTCAATCTCTTCAGCACACTGGAGTGGAAAAAAGATTTAGAATACAGAAATGTGTTTAATAGCTGCAGACATTCTGCAGGCTACTTTATGTCAAGTATAAGGTCTCAAGTagagcttcccctgtggctcagcaacaaaagatttgcctgcaatgcaggacttgggtttgatccctgggttgggaagataccctgcagaaggcaagagcaacccactccagtactcttgccaggaaaattccaaagaaagaggagcctggcaggttacagtccatgaggtctcaaagagttggacatgactgaggaaggaaactatgacaaacctagatagcatattaaaaagcagagacatcactttgccaacaaagatctgtatagtcaatctatggttttttccagtagtcctgtacagatgtaagagttggaccataaagaaagctaagtgccaaagaactgatgctttcaaatcgtgctggaaaagactcttgagaatcccttggacggcaaggacaccaaaccagtcaatcccaaagaaaatcaatcctgactattcattggaaggactgatgctaaagctgaagcatcatttggccacctgacgcaaagagcagACTTACTGGACTTATTCCCCATGGCACAGCTATGCCCCAGCAATctgaaacagacttttttttaaccagtcTCTCATACATGGGCCCCAAgatattgaacatttttaaagatacaatgtTCAAATTAGATTTGTGGCCAGTATAAAGGAAACAAGTCAGTATGTAAATAAGTACAAAGACACTGTTTAGAAAACTACAGTAGGTCCCCCTTATTTGATATATAAAAACCTGTGGGGGGTGGGAAAACACAATGAAACGTTTAGGAAGAACTTGTGATATTTTGGTCTTAGATGACTTGGCTTTAAGGACAATCTGAAGAATGGCAGAGAGCTTGTTTTCATGCAGTAGGAGTTTaatcttattattattaaatcaaAGCTAATCAGAAAAGTCCTTCACTTCTCCAAGACTCTGTGATAGGTTACCTAACAAAGGAGTCTGACTAAACTCGTCAGCAACTTCTAAGAAAAATGTTGAGCCCTCTCAGCAAGCAGTGATATGAGACCAGAGAATCAGAATCCATGTAGTCAGACATTGCTTTAAGGTTGGCCTCTAAAACTTCAAATtagtttttaatcaaaattttccAATTCTATAAGGAAATGGGTTAGCTTATTTTCTACCCTTCATTTAAAGGCATGGCTATGCTTCCTAAGTTCTGGTTTTTTCAATTCAGAATCTTTGATCACAGCCTCAAATGAATCTGCCTGGACTGCAGAGATCCTAAAATTCAAGTGCCAAAAAAGAGCTTGAGTACCCAAGTATTTGCCATATTAAACAGGGGAGAGTGATGAGGGGATATTTAAGCAAAACAGTGGCAGAAGGGGAATATGGGGGTAGCAAAATCATAGGCAAAAATGTTACCTTATAGGCAAGAGTATCAAAGTTGAAGTTCCATAGGTTGTCTCCTAAATGTCTTAGAATATGTACAGAATGTCACCTCAAGGAGAATACGCCTTTTAGGAGTGTAAGGTTCAGGCTATATGAAAAAGCTATAAGTAGGGGGCCTTTACAATTGAGGCAAATCTTTGAAAAAGGCCAGAAGGATTACATTAACAGCTATTTGCAACTGTAGAACCCTGACCTGGAATGCTGGAAAAGACAGACACAGCCAAACACTCATAAGGAATGGAATGGAAATTTGGCTTTTATATAGCATTGGGATTATCCTTATATTAAAGATTACAGCCCAACTCCTCTGAATTTAGTATCAAAATGACCTTCTACAACAATGAAGAAATGTTCCCCACTACCTTTGAAAAACCTCTCTCCCCtgattaaaatattacatttcccttggaggaaatttagaaaaaagttaaaaagtatgaaatatgaaaatgaaaaccacttATAATCTCATTATTAAGAGCTTTGCTGGTTCTAATTTAGATCTACTTTCCAGTAATTgaaaaggatttattttttttttcagaattaagaTTCTTTCATTACTAAAATTCTTGAAACACGGACCAACAGTGCAACAATTCATACTgtccaaaatatacatatatataagtgtatatatcgTCTCATTGCCTCAGAACAGCCCTGTGCCAATGTCCTGCAAGCATTCTTATCACCATTACACAGCAGAGCAAACAGGATCTGAGAGGTAATTCATTGCCTAAAATctagccaaagaatgctcaaactactgcacaattgcactcatttcacatgctagcaaagtaatgctcaaaattctccaagccaggcttcaatagtacatgaactgtgaacttccagatgttcaagctgggtttagaatatcaaattgccaacatccactggatcatcgaaaaagcaagagagttccagaaaaacatctacttctgctttattgactatgccaaagtctttgactgtgtggatcacaacaaactgtggaaaattcatcaagagatgggaataccagaccacctgacctgcctcttgagaaatccatatgcaggtcaggaagcaacagttagaactggacatggaacaacaaaggAGTCTGACTAACAAAGGAGTCTGACTGGAAccagaacagactggttccaaactgagaaaggagtacgtcaaggctgtatattgtcaccctgcttatttaacttatctgcatagtacatcatgagaaacggtggactggatgaagcacaagctggaatccagattgccgggagaaatatcaataacctcagatatgcagatgacaccacccttatggcagaaagtgaagaactaaagaccctcttgatgaaagtgaaagaggagagtgaaaaagttggcttaaaactcaacattcagaaaactaagatcatggcatctggtcccatcacttcatggcaaatagatggggaaacaaagtgacagactttatttttttagcctccaaaatcactgcagatggtgactgcagtcatgaaattaaaagacgcttactccttggaagaaaagttatgaccaacccagacagcttactaaaaagcagagacattactttgtcaacaaaggtccgtctagtcaaagctatggattttccagtagtcatgtacacatgtgaaagttggactataaagaaagctgagtgccaaagaattgatgcttttgaactgtggtgttggagaagagtcttgagagtcccttggactacaaggagatccaaccagtccatcctaaaggaaactagtcctgaatattcaatagaaggactgatgctgaagatgaaactccaatactttggccacctgatgcgaagaactgaatcatttgaaaagaccctgatgctgggaaagattgaaggtgggaggagaaggggatggcagaggatgagatggttggatggcatcaccaacatgatggacatgagtttgagccagcttcgggagttggtgatggacagggaggcctggcgcactgcagtccatgggatcgcaaagagtcggacatgactgagtgactgaactgaactaaaagtcTAGCTATTAGCTATGGAATTGAGGGTTTAAGTCTGAATCTTCTAACACTGAGGTCAGAGCTCCTTCCACTTCCTTTCAAAATCTCCAGAGTTGGAAACATTTAGGAACTATTGGAAGTGTTTTGTAAACTGCTTATCTGTCCTCTGTTAAGATACTGATTTGAACAAGTACTCATTGATTATTTACTATGTTTGAAAGACCATGAATAAACACAGCAACAGCCTTCAAAGTTGCAGTGGAAAATGGGGAGGtaaggtggggtggggaaagaaGGAGAATAAAACAAATCAAGAAATAAGTAtaatatacagtagaatattgaTAAATGTAGTAGGGGAAGcacaaaatgctttaaaattttcaaggaaGACACGAGCTCTTGAAATAAGGGCCCCTAAGGCCAGACTCCTTTGACTCCTGTGAGGATAAGGCAGGTTTCCAAGAAGAGAAGCAACAAAAACTCAAGGCTGTAGGCTGCTCACACAACTGTCAGAAACTTTAAGAGAATCCAATCGTGTTTGATAGTGTCAGATCTCATTATTCTCCAAAGCTTCTCTCCTCTcttcagccaagaaaaaaaaacttgctctGGAATCTTGAAAAATTAGATGCTGAGTAGAAGCCACACAGGCTATATAGGCATCTCTGGAGCCAATCATTACTTTCAAAgcttatttaatctttaaaaaaaaaaaaaaacacaatgccTAACAAAATACTGATCAATTTTTATGAAGACTGTTTGAAACCCACGAACAGTTTTTGAAAGCATACTTGTAGTTCTACTGAGAAAATATCCTTTGACAGTTTCCCAGTTGTCTATTTCCATAATGAGTCACATTTTTAGGGATTTTATCCTAGTATTTTCACCAGTTCCTCATCCTTCTTCATCTACTCTTGAGTAGTTTGTTCCAGGACTATTTTCTGGctgatttaaaatttctctggGTTGGTAGAGAGGTTCCTTTTTGGTTTtcaatgtattttctaaatttaaaaaatgatcatgtATTACTTTTCAATTTCCAATGAACATTCTAAAAAGTTAGTTTAAAACTTGTACAAGTGACTCCATTTATGTAAAGTTCAAACACAGGCTAAACTAGTCTAAGGGTATCAGAGTGCTGCTTAGTGGGGGTGGTGACTGCAAGAGCTGATAAcgtgctcatttctttttaatataattttatctattattttttaaatttttggctgcactgggtcttcgctgctgcacaggcttttctctagttgcagagagcagcaATGCATGGCCTTCTCACTGGGCTGGCTTCTCTTGCAGCAGAGCGCGAGAAGCTCTAGGTGAGCGggcctcagtagctgcggcatctggcctctagagtgcaggctcaacagctgtggcacaGGGCTTGGTTGTTCCACAGTAGgtgggatcatcccagaccagggatcgaacccgtgtctcctgcactggcaggcagactctttactgctgagccaccaaggaagcccactttCTCATTTCTCGTCTGGGTGCTGGCTGCAAGGGTATATGTTTATGAAAATTATCTGAACTACAGACTTAGCATTTGTGCTTTTTTCTGTacgtatatttttttaaagtttacttaaaagagaaaaaaagacatcagGTTTGAATTAAAGGAAGAGTCCTTCTAAAGTTTAGGGGGCTCTCCAAGGGTACAATGATAAGAGAcactacatatatgtatatttgcatgGGTCATCATTTAGTAGAGAATTAGGTTCTTCAGCTGCCTGGTTACTTTTACAAGCGTGTTCAGGCCATCCTTGGTATAGACTATTGGGTAGAGATCTTGGAAGTCTGTTGTGATCTGCAAGTCTGCCTGGGCACAGGTATAAATCGAGCAGGCAGTAAGTCTAGTCTGTAGGAGGCCCCCGGCTGGTAAGTGGGTTTACACAGAATTGCCATTTCATCTCCATTTCATCCCACTCCTTACTGACGTTCAGGAAGCGatttataaagagaaagaaagaaaaaagtcaaccaTGATGGCAGAGAAGAAATCTAAGATTTCTAAAGAGAAGAAATCTTTGTTCTTACTCAAAAAATAGCTTTGGATAAAGAGTAAAATGCTGAACACTACAACACTTGGTCTATGAACCACTGGACCCATATGCTCCATTATAGAAACAAGGGATCTATGGAAATGTTTCTGGAAGTACCCCAGGCTAAACTTATTCAATTaactttatattaatacatatagttgactgtatatttatttaatcattaagGTCTGATCTGGATACTTCATTTCTATTATCCTTTTCAATATCTTACAAGAATCAGGGGTTGGGGAGAGGTGACTGCTGTTACCGTGAGGCCACGGTAACACATCTGTGTGAAAGCTTgaatacaaacattttttaaagaaaaaaaatatcttataGAAGACATTAGATAGTGGAGTGTTATTTATAGATTTGGAGAATCTCAAAgatctttggatttttttcagaatgtcagTGATCTCTTTTAATTGTTTAATCATCTTCAatatcacagaaaacaaaagtagaaagaCAGGTAACTTAGATCATAAAGCAATTGTGTTTGTAATCCTTATAGTAACAAATAGGCATCATTCcctaattatataaatattttgactttttaaatctgtttttggCAGATGTGCTAAAATAAGTATTCACTACAGTATTCAGTTATGGTGATTTGTAGGTGCTTTCAGGGAAAACACCAGTACAAGGTGTTAAGACTATGTTTCTACCCAAATTCAAATAAATGTACCCCACAGTATATGATAATCTTCAGGTATATGCCCTGGGACCACTCTATGAAATCTTCCAATCAATTGAAAAACAAAGCCCATGAAACAAAACAGGAATGAGCTTCTTGACCATGTATGACACTTGGATATCACAGTTTAAAAATGCCTGGTTTTCCTGCATTTTTAGGTTTTTGCACAATTCTATGGGTAATAAATTCAACTTTGGTATGGAAAGTTCTATGCTCTTCTGAtatagaaaatacttaaaatgataGCTGATAACTTCAATATCA from Odocoileus virginianus isolate 20LAN1187 ecotype Illinois chromosome 33, Ovbor_1.2, whole genome shotgun sequence harbors:
- the CDR2 gene encoding cerebellar degeneration-related protein 2 isoform X1, which produces MLAENLVEEFEMKEDEPWYDHQDLQQDLQLAAELGKTLLDRNTELEDSLQQMYTTNQEQLQEIEYLTKQVELLRQMNEQHAKVYEQLDVTARELEETNQKLVADSKASQQKILSLTETIECLQMNIDHLQGQVEELKSSSQRRRSQGRHDQEKSAPSFSSLKELYDLRQHFVYDHVFAEKITSLPSQQSPDEEENEHLKKTVAMLQAQLSLERQKRVTMEQEFGLVLKENSELEQQLGATDAYRARALELEAEVAEMRQMLQAEHPFVNGVEKLVPDSLFVPFKEPGQSLLDEMLLTVPEALRKPLKRSSSETVLSSLAGSDLVRGHEETCIRRAQAVKQRGISLLHEVDTQYSALKAKYEELLKKRQQEEDGLSHKAVQTSRAPAKDLGALNAQPKPGTLSWGPASVTPEPVSSPTTSTPPEYKALFKEIFSCIKKTKQEIDEQRTKYRSLSSHS
- the CDR2 gene encoding cerebellar degeneration-related protein 2 isoform X2, whose protein sequence is MYTTNQEQLQEIEYLTKQVELLRQMNEQHAKVYEQLDVTARELEETNQKLVADSKASQQKILSLTETIECLQMNIDHLQGQVEELKSSSQRRRSQGRHDQEKSAPSFSSLKELYDLRQHFVYDHVFAEKITSLPSQQSPDEEENEHLKKTVAMLQAQLSLERQKRVTMEQEFGLVLKENSELEQQLGATDAYRARALELEAEVAEMRQMLQAEHPFVNGVEKLVPDSLFVPFKEPGQSLLDEMLLTVPEALRKPLKRSSSETVLSSLAGSDLVRGHEETCIRRAQAVKQRGISLLHEVDTQYSALKAKYEELLKKRQQEEDGLSHKAVQTSRAPAKDLGALNAQPKPGTLSWGPASVTPEPVSSPTTSTPPEYKALFKEIFSCIKKTKQEIDEQRTKYRSLSSHS